The nucleotide sequence CAACTCGACGAGCGCGGCTTTCGAGTGGTCGTTGGCTTCGCGGACGACTTCGGAGGCGGTCTCCGGATCGAGGAGGCGAAAGAGCTGTAGCTGGCGTTCGGGCTCTTCGAGGCTGTCGAGAAGATCGGCGAGATCGGCGGGATGCAGGTCCGAGATCGAGCTGCGCACCGCGGCCTCGTCCCCTGCCTCGAGCAGGGAACGCAGGTCGCCGTGATCAGCGATCTCGGTTTCCGTCGGAGCGCTCATCTCCGATCCGCCTCTTGATGCGCACCAGGACGAGCGAAGTCCGGTCCGAAGGGTCGTGGTCCTCGGGGGCGATTGCCTCCTCGACCTCGTACGCTCCGGCTGCTTCGTCGCCGGTCGCGAGTTTCCGCGCCTCGCCGTTGAGGTCCGGCAGGTACGCGGGCCACGTCAGGAGCCAGGCTCCGTCAATTCCGGGGACGTCGGCGAGCGACTCGCGCACGGGAATCGGCGCGCCCCGGTAGAAGACGGCCCCATAATCGAACGCCCGGTAAAAGAACAGCGGAGACTCCAGTGGAACCAGGCCCTGCACACGGGAGACGAAGTCGCGAGCGCTTCTCTTCGACGCCACTGCCGGCAGCAGCGTCGTCGAGACGGTGGCGGCCAGTGCCAGCACGGCGACGACCGTGGCTGCGACGACCCTGGCCCAGCGTCCGGCCCTCGCGAAAGTGATCGTCGCCCACGCGGCGGCAAGGATCGCGGCCGCGCAGGCCAGCACGAGGGCACGATTGTCATGGATGGCCTCGAGCATCGGCACGACGTTTCCAACGTCCGCGTTGCTGACGAAGTGGCGGAGCCAGGCAGCGGCCGGCACCCCGGCCGCCGCCACGACGAGCAGCAGCGCGATGGTGACGAGAAGGGCTGCGATTGCTGCAGCGCCGGTCACGAGCAGTGCGCGCGCAACTCCGCCGGCGCCGGCGCGCACGATGCGCGACCACGACGTGCCGACGAGCATCGCGTAAGCCGGGTAAGCCGGCAGAAGGTAGACCGCTCGCTTGGAGCCGGCCGCGGAGAACAGCACGAACGTGACTGCTCCCCAGACCACGCAGAAAACGATACGCGCGCGCGCGGCGACAAGAGCCGGCGAAGGGCCGGCCGAAGCCGCGGAAACGGGCGGCGGTGCCTGCGAGGATCCGTCGTCGGCTGGGGGGCCTTCCGGCAGTGCCTGCGTGTCGCTGCCGCGTACCGGAAGCAGCGCGAACGCCACCAGGCCGGGAGCGAACAGCGTCCATGGCGCCATCCCCGCCGCCAGAAGCGGAACGTAGTACCAGAACGGTGCGACGTGCCCGGCCTCGACCGAATCCGGATCGATGACGCGGTAGAAGTTCTCCTTGAGAATCTGCTTCGCGAAGAACGCGCTGCCGCCGCTGGCCAGCGCTGCGGCGTACCACACCAGCGCCGCGCCCGCGGCGAGCGCGAGCAGGCGGACTTCACGCCAGCCGACGAAGCGCAGCTCGCCGCGCACGGCCAGGGTCACCAGCGCGACCGTGCAAGGCAGCACCAGGCCGATCGGCCCCTTGGTCAGAGTTGCCGCAGTGAGCAGCGCGAAGACGATCGCGGGCACGCGCCGGCCGGTCGCGACGGCGTGCTCGAACAGGAGCAGTGCCATCGTGATCAGCGCAGCCAGCACGACGTCCACGCGCGCGCTGACCGAGGACGCCAGCCACTGGAAGCTCGTCCCGAGCACCACGACGACCACGACCGCCGTTGCGGGACCCCACCACGTCCATGCCGCCATCGCGGTGGCAGCCGCGGCCGTAAGCGCCAGCACGAGCCCGGGAAGGCGGATCGCGCTCTCGCTCGTCGCTCCGCGGGCCAGGCACGACAGCGCCGCCATCCAGTGGAACAGCGGCGGTTTGGACGGAAGCTCGTCGCCGTTACGGCGCGGCAGAACGAGCCCTTCGCCGCGGACGATGGTCTGGACGACCAGCGCCTCGCGCGGCTCGCCTTTGGTGAAGAACGGTGTGCGGTCGCTGATCGCGGGCGCCGCGACGAGCGCAGCCAGCGCGAGGAAGCCGGCGATGGCGGCTCCCGCAACGAGGCGCCCGTAGCCCTTCATCCTGGAAGACCGGCGACCATGGTGTCCCGGCGCGATGGACGGCCGTGGGAATCGTGACGTTATAACCGGCGCACCGGCGCTTGCCACCCGTGCGTAGAGGATTTGCCGCCGGCTCCGGCCTTGGCTAGCCTCCGCCGCCATGCCGCTGACCTCGGCCTCTTCGCTTCCTTCCCGGCTAGCATCGGTCTTCGATTTCCTTGCCGCGCTTGCCCGGCGCCATCTCGCGTCGCGCGTCGGACCACGCGGATCGATCCACGTGTTCTCGAGCGCCGGCGGCATTTTCACGCTCGTGCACCAGCACCGCGTCCTTTGCGCAGGAGAGATCATCGAAGACCGGATCGCCCAGCTCCGCTGCGTCGACGGCGGCTACCAGCTCTTCTGGAAGAAGGGCAACGGGCGCTGGACCGCGTATTGCGGACAGGGCTGCGATCCCTTTGTCGGATCGATCGACGATTGCCTGTCGGAGATCGCGCGCGACCCGTTCGGCTGTTACTGGTCTTGATCCTGGCTCGTCCCATCCGCAGTGGGCCGGTGGTCCTCGTCGCCGCATTGCTCGGCTCCGTCGCACTCGCCTGTCATTCACCGCTTCCGATTCCGAAGATCGACTCGACGCTCGAAGGCTGGGCGCAGCCATACGAGGGAGTCGCGGGAGTTCGCATCCACGCGTTCCGCACCGGCGCCGTGCGCAGCGCCGAGGGTGCTGCGTTTGCCGGCGGGAGCTGGACTTCGGTGATCCAGATGGGCGCGTGGGCTTTCGTCATCGAGCATCCGGGCGGCGGGCTGATCGTTTTCGACACGGGGATCTCGCAAAGGGCGCGCACCGATCCCGAGCATTTCGTCGGATGGCTCGGTGCCAGGCTCAATATGCTCGACGTGCCCGAGGGCGCGGGCCTGGCCGACCAGATGCGCGCAGCCGGCCTGGACCCCGCCAACGTGCAGAAGGTCGTGATCTCGCACCTGCACTTCGACCACACGGGCGGCATCCGCGATTTTCCGAATGCAACCGTCATCGTCGCGAAGGCCGAGAAGGACTGGGTCCTTCACGGCCTGACGCGAATGGACTTCGTCGACACCGACGCGCTCGCAGGCATCGAGCGGTGGCAGGAGATCGATTTCCAGGCGGAAAAGCCGATGGCCACGTTCGTGGCGGTCCACGACCTTCTCGGGGACGGCAGCCTGCTTGCGGTCGACCTTGCCGGTCACACGCCGGGCAGCACGGGGCTGATCGTGCGCACGGCCGATGCGCCGGTGCTGCTGACCGGCGATGCGGCATGGACCGAGAACAGCTGGCGCTGGCCGGCGCGGCCGATTTCGGCGTGGGACATGGCGCTGTGGTGGGAGCAGGCCTGGCGCATCCACAAGTTCGCGATGCTCGAGCCTCGTCTCGTCGTCGTGCCGGGCCACGACGACAAAGCCGTGGCGGCGATCGGGATCGCGAGCTTCATCGTGCACGACCTGGCGCCGGCTGCGGCGCCGAAGAAGACGCCCGCCGCGGCCTAGCAGGACTGCTGGCTGCCTACTCGACCATTCCCGGCAGACCGTACAGCGTGCCGTAGTCGTTGTTGCCGTTGCCGGCCCCGATGTCGGTGATTCCGCAGTCGACCTGCGCCGTCATCGCTTTCGACGGCGCCGAAGTCACCGAATTGATCGTGGCCTTGGCGAACCCGACGATCGGCTTGGAACCGGTCGGGTTGCTGCAACTCGTGTCCTGGTAGACCGGAATCAGCACCGTCCAGTTGCCGCTGGCGTCCTTCTTCGAGTCGTAGAGCGCCACCATGTCGGGGAAGGCGCTCGCAACCGTGCCGCCGGTGAAGTTGAACGACGTCGCGCCTGCCGTGGTTGCCGGGCTCGTGTAGCTGCCGTCCTGCAGCCCGTTGAGGATGTTCTTGAGCTTGGCGGCGTTCGACGGAGAGTCGGTGAACGTGTCCCAGCCGGCGCATCCGGTCGCGGTCCCGGTCGGGTAGAACTGGATCGTGTTGTTGCTCTGGCACGAGTGGGAATCGAACCAGAACGACGAAATGCCGACCGGAAGCTGCTCGGTGCCCGGCGGCACGGCGCCGAGCGGGCTCAGCGTTGCCGCTGACGTCGCGGTGATCGAAAGGCTGTCGATCGCGAGCACCCGCGCCGCGGTGGTGGGCACGACGCCGTTTGCCGTCGAGTCGCGCCTCGACTCGATCTGGATCGCCCGCACTCCCTTCGTCTCGGGCGTGACGGTGTGGCTGGTGGTGTCGTAGACGCCGTAGACCACGTCTGCGCTAAGGACGGTCATCGAGACCCGGGCCGCTTTGTTCAGCGCCGCCACGGAATCGATCTTCGCCTGGATGCGCGCCTTGTCGGTGGTCGACAGCGTGTAGTCCTTGTAGCTCGTCGTCGCGCCGAGCGTCTCGTAGACCTTCGCGAGCTCGCGGGTGCCAGCAAGGCTGCCGGCGTCGGAGACATTCTCGAGCTCTGCCTTCGTCACCAGGCCCGAGCCGATGTCGACGACGAGGGCGACCGTCGCGAGCAGCGAGAAGAGCGCCATCGCCATCAGGATCCCGGTCGCACCGCGCTGCGGGTTGCGCTGCTGCTGCACGTGCAATGGGAAAGCTTCGTGACCACTCATCGCAACCTCCTCGTCCGTGCCGGCGCAGGCATCGCTGCACTCCATGCAGCGCAGCAGTGGTGCGCAGGACAGACGCGTGCGTCGCGATCCGAAGATCGCACTGCGGCTCCAACCGGCTCGTCCACCTGCGAGGACTGCCGGCTGTGCTCTGCACGCAATTTCTCCGGGACTGGTCGCGTCCCGGGATCTGGACGGTACCCCCGTACCGCAGCGGCGATCGCCGAATAGCCGGCGACCGAAGACTGCTAATGGCGGCGAACGATCAGTCTGTAAATAGCGCTGACCGGAACATGCCGCGATTAACTGAATGAGCGAAAAATAATTCCACCTTCGGGTGAAAACCCGCGTGTTTACGTGCGAAATTGCACGAATTCAGCGAAGCCCGCATCCGGGGGTTTCGGCGCGCGAGAAGGTGCGTCACCGGACGATGTGCACGCCCACTCGATCGAGTGAACGTGTGCGCAATCGTCCGTTGCTGGTCATGCCCGAGCCAGCGTCCGTCGCGCGGGCGCCAGGCCCCCTCGCGACGGTGCCGGATCAGTCGCGCAGGCGCGAGACCGTCAGCGCGTCGCCTCCCTGGTCGTCGCTCGCCGGAGCCGACTCCCGCACGTACGGGGACGACGAGAGCGCGCGACGCACGGCGCTCTTCATCGCACCGGTGCCGTGCCCGTGGAGCACGAACACGAAGTCGCGACTGTCGAGCATCGCCCGGTCGAGGAAATCCTGGAGCTTCTCGAGCGCTTCTTCGACGCGCGCGCCGCGCAGGTCCAGCGTGTTCGAAGCGCTTCGGATCGCGCGCTCGCGCCAGTCGCTGCCTCCGTTCTCGTCGTGGTGTGACGACGCTGCGCCGCGGGCAACGTCTCTGCCTCGCGTTTGCGCGCGGCCGCCGCGCGAGGCTGCGCGCGCAGGGGCCCTCTCCGGTACGATGATCTCCACTTCGCCCCGCCGGGCACGGACGGTCATCGATCCCACACGGATCTCGAGCGTCTCGAGCCCCGCTTCGACGACGTCGCCGCTGACACCGACGCCGATCACCCGCACGTGATCTCCCACTTGTGCCGGTCGGGACACCGCTTCGCGCGCTTGCCCGGCGCCCACGGCCGCTTCGCGGGCGGCGCGGATAGCCTGGCGCGCCTCGGCCGCCCGGCGCTCGTCCGCCTCGCCGCGAAGCGCGTCGAGGCGCCGGCGCACTTCGGCTTCCGCCTCGTCCAGGCGCCTGAGCGTCGCCGCCGCAGCTTTCTTCTCGAGCTCGCGTGCTCGTCCCTGGATCTCGCTCTCGCGTTCCCCGAGCGCAGCTTCGCGTTGCGCGATGGCCCGTGCGCGCTCTTGGGCTTCGCGAAACTGCGTGCCGAGGCGAGAGCGCTCTTCAGCCAGCGCCTCGAGAGCCTCCAGCGTCGCTCTTTCGCCTTGGTCCATCAGCTCGCGGGCCCGTTCGAGCAGGCTCGGGTCCAGCCCCAGCCGTGCAGCAGCGGCAAGGGCGTGGCTTTCGCCCACTTCACCGGGCACGACGCGGTAGGTGGGTTTCGCGTCACGGTACTCGAGCGCGGAGACCTGGATGCGCGCGTCGCCGGAATGCATCGTCTTGACCTGCGTGTAATGCGTCGTCGCAACGATGCGGGCACCGACGTCGGCAAGGCGCTCGATCACGGCGCGAGCGAGCGCGCCGCCCTGCGCAGGATCGGTTCCCGACGCGATTTCGTCGAGCAGCAGCAGGCTGCCGGGACCGGCCGCCTCCAGCATCGCCGCCAGCGTCGAAAGATGCGCCGAGAAGCTCGACAACCCTTCGTGCACCGTCTGCATGTCGCCGATGTCGGCAAGGACGGGATCGAAGACGTCGACGCGCGACCCGTCGCGCGCGGGAACAAAACAGCCGGCGCGCACCAGCAGCGCGCAAAGGCCGATCGTCTTCATCGCAATGGTCTTGCCGCCGGCGTTCGGTCCGGTGAGCACCAGCACCGGACGCCGCGGCTCGAGCACGAGATCGCTGGCGACGACCGTCGTCATCGACAACGCGAGCACCGGGTGACGTGCAGCGAAAAGCCGCAGCACGCCGTCGCGGCCGACTTCGGGTCGAGTAGCTTGGAGGCGCCGTGCGAGCTGGTCGCGCGCGCACGCAAGGTCGATGCGGGCACCGGCGTCGAGGGCGATACCGAGAGGTTCCGCGCACGCTCCCGCGGCGGCTGACAGCTCGGCGCGAATGCGTCGTTCCTCGTCGCGCAGCGCCGCTTCGGCCATTCGCTTCTGGTTGCCCGAGGGCACGATTGCCGCGGGCTCGACGAATACCGTCCGCTCGGTCCGCGACGCATCGTGGACGATTCCGAGCCCGAGCCCTTTCGCGTGCGCCTTGACCGGCACGACGAAGCGGTCGCCACGCGTCGTGACGTAGCGGTCCTGGAGAATGTCGGCGTACTCGGCGGACTCGAGGATTCCTTCCAGGGTGTCGCGGATGCTGCGCTCGAGGCCGGCGATGCGGCGGCGCAGCTCCCCGAGTACGGGATACGTCGTCGCCGAGAGCGCCCCGTGCTCGTCGAGGGCCGACTCAAAGGACCGGGACAGCGCCCGGTCGACGATTGCTGCCGTGCCGACACGTGCGAGCACGGGCGCCGCATTGCGGTTGGCCGCAAGGAAATCCTGGAGAGCCACGAGCGACGCCAGCGTGGAGCGCACGATGGCGATGTCCTCGAGGTCGAGAACCTCGCCGCGCGCCGCGCGCACCAGCATGTCGGTAATTTCTTCGGCTCCGGAAACCGGCGGACTTCCGAGCCCCCGTTCCTCCAGGGTGCGCAGCTCGTCGATCTCGTCGAAGCTCTCGGTGATCGCATCGATGTCGCTTCGAAGAGCGACCGACCGCGCGGCGCGGCGGCCTGCCGGCGTGCGGGCGCAGGAGGCCAGCATTTCGACGACGAACGGCCAGTCGAGGCCGGCCAGCGTGCGGTCGCCGAGCTGAGCGAGCCGGGCAATTCGAACTGGATCAGGAAGCGCCACCGACGGCCTCTTACCCCGGAAGATTCCGCAACGCCCGCACCTGTTGCCCCTCGCAGGATTCATCGCCGGGCCGCCCGCCTGGCAGGCGCCCAGGCGCCACCTCTTGCGTCACCGCGCCGTCCGACGCGAAATGGCCCCCGCCGCGACGGAGGGTCGGATGCTTTCGGATTACCGCGCAACGAGGTTCTCGTGGGAAGGAAGGGAGAAGTCGG is from Candidatus Binatia bacterium and encodes:
- a CDS encoding MBL fold metallo-hydrolase gives rise to the protein MILARPIRSGPVVLVAALLGSVALACHSPLPIPKIDSTLEGWAQPYEGVAGVRIHAFRTGAVRSAEGAAFAGGSWTSVIQMGAWAFVIEHPGGGLIVFDTGISQRARTDPEHFVGWLGARLNMLDVPEGAGLADQMRAAGLDPANVQKVVISHLHFDHTGGIRDFPNATVIVAKAEKDWVLHGLTRMDFVDTDALAGIERWQEIDFQAEKPMATFVAVHDLLGDGSLLAVDLAGHTPGSTGLIVRTADAPVLLTGDAAWTENSWRWPARPISAWDMALWWEQAWRIHKFAMLEPRLVVVPGHDDKAVAAIGIASFIVHDLAPAAAPKKTPAAA
- a CDS encoding pilus assembly protein TadG-related protein, with amino-acid sequence MSGHEAFPLHVQQQRNPQRGATGILMAMALFSLLATVALVVDIGSGLVTKAELENVSDAGSLAGTRELAKVYETLGATTSYKDYTLSTTDKARIQAKIDSVAALNKAARVSMTVLSADVVYGVYDTTSHTVTPETKGVRAIQIESRRDSTANGVVPTTAARVLAIDSLSITATSAATLSPLGAVPPGTEQLPVGISSFWFDSHSCQSNNTIQFYPTGTATGCAGWDTFTDSPSNAAKLKNILNGLQDGSYTSPATTAGATSFNFTGGTVASAFPDMVALYDSKKDASGNWTVLIPVYQDTSCSNPTGSKPIVGFAKATINSVTSAPSKAMTAQVDCGITDIGAGNGNNDYGTLYGLPGMVE
- a CDS encoding Smr/MutS family protein, which encodes MALPDPVRIARLAQLGDRTLAGLDWPFVVEMLASCARTPAGRRAARSVALRSDIDAITESFDEIDELRTLEERGLGSPPVSGAEEITDMLVRAARGEVLDLEDIAIVRSTLASLVALQDFLAANRNAAPVLARVGTAAIVDRALSRSFESALDEHGALSATTYPVLGELRRRIAGLERSIRDTLEGILESAEYADILQDRYVTTRGDRFVVPVKAHAKGLGLGIVHDASRTERTVFVEPAAIVPSGNQKRMAEAALRDEERRIRAELSAAAGACAEPLGIALDAGARIDLACARDQLARRLQATRPEVGRDGVLRLFAARHPVLALSMTTVVASDLVLEPRRPVLVLTGPNAGGKTIAMKTIGLCALLVRAGCFVPARDGSRVDVFDPVLADIGDMQTVHEGLSSFSAHLSTLAAMLEAAGPGSLLLLDEIASGTDPAQGGALARAVIERLADVGARIVATTHYTQVKTMHSGDARIQVSALEYRDAKPTYRVVPGEVGESHALAAAARLGLDPSLLERARELMDQGERATLEALEALAEERSRLGTQFREAQERARAIAQREAALGERESEIQGRARELEKKAAAATLRRLDEAEAEVRRRLDALRGEADERRAAEARQAIRAAREAAVGAGQAREAVSRPAQVGDHVRVIGVGVSGDVVEAGLETLEIRVGSMTVRARRGEVEIIVPERAPARAASRGGRAQTRGRDVARGAASSHHDENGGSDWRERAIRSASNTLDLRGARVEEALEKLQDFLDRAMLDSRDFVFVLHGHGTGAMKSAVRRALSSSPYVRESAPASDDQGGDALTVSRLRD
- a CDS encoding glycosyltransferase family 39 protein; this translates as MKGYGRLVAGAAIAGFLALAALVAAPAISDRTPFFTKGEPREALVVQTIVRGEGLVLPRRNGDELPSKPPLFHWMAALSCLARGATSESAIRLPGLVLALTAAAATAMAAWTWWGPATAVVVVVVLGTSFQWLASSVSARVDVVLAALITMALLLFEHAVATGRRVPAIVFALLTAATLTKGPIGLVLPCTVALVTLAVRGELRFVGWREVRLLALAAGAALVWYAAALASGGSAFFAKQILKENFYRVIDPDSVEAGHVAPFWYYVPLLAAGMAPWTLFAPGLVAFALLPVRGSDTQALPEGPPADDGSSQAPPPVSAASAGPSPALVAARARIVFCVVWGAVTFVLFSAAGSKRAVYLLPAYPAYAMLVGTSWSRIVRAGAGGVARALLVTGAAAIAALLVTIALLLVVAAAGVPAAAWLRHFVSNADVGNVVPMLEAIHDNRALVLACAAAILAAAWATITFARAGRWARVVAATVVAVLALAATVSTTLLPAVASKRSARDFVSRVQGLVPLESPLFFYRAFDYGAVFYRGAPIPVRESLADVPGIDGAWLLTWPAYLPDLNGEARKLATGDEAAGAYEVEEAIAPEDHDPSDRTSLVLVRIKRRIGDERSDGNRDR
- a CDS encoding DUF3024 domain-containing protein — its product is MPLTSASSLPSRLASVFDFLAALARRHLASRVGPRGSIHVFSSAGGIFTLVHQHRVLCAGEIIEDRIAQLRCVDGGYQLFWKKGNGRWTAYCGQGCDPFVGSIDDCLSEIARDPFGCYWS